From the Selenomonas timonae genome, one window contains:
- a CDS encoding DUF4153 domain-containing protein codes for MNISMRILHLKGQAHALVRRFPVAVCWQVVGFLVAAAIILLRPESTSPFGTVGTELFDHLVRLMPAFFAAWLAAAACQLLTDAFPQKRPILIGAAVSVALFIVLAVLWYGVEIPSRHLLIGTGGVLLALSFLALFFLERSNRTPGLPALTFAAAFSLGTSILLFLGLMTCAAAFWALVVTDAASWTAETVYLFIGLTAYQLWGLAAFLGTLPQAGTRYAFPAAAQKVLLYLLFPVYALLLLVLYLYVGKIILAGEMPVGTMNWYASFALLAFTLFFGTLAEQNRLSLFTRFLKWGLLLFLPILAVQLYGVYLRYEAYGLTTARYASMICTVCGIYALITAFLRKKPQQIYLCAAILALIFTLTPLNIIDVPQHSQEARLSRILTENNLVQDGQFIIRDDTPPELIEEIRDIAFYIGEESSPLAANIISESYGVKGLRQPKIYDISFDAREAMDISGYQTLRRFSREDITSEGLLTIRRADESEELIDLTPYIDRVTAYAEEHDTFSLPRELQEYDVGEYRLQFDAIYFTRAADGGINYFDTNGFALMR; via the coding sequence TTGAATATTTCCATGAGGATTCTGCATCTGAAGGGGCAGGCGCACGCGCTTGTCCGCCGCTTTCCCGTCGCCGTCTGCTGGCAGGTCGTCGGGTTTCTCGTCGCCGCAGCGATCATCCTGCTACGCCCTGAGAGCACATCGCCGTTCGGCACTGTGGGTACTGAGCTGTTCGATCATCTCGTCCGCCTCATGCCCGCGTTCTTTGCCGCATGGCTGGCAGCGGCTGCATGTCAGCTGCTCACAGATGCCTTTCCGCAGAAACGGCCGATCCTGATCGGCGCAGCCGTTTCCGTCGCGCTGTTCATCGTGCTCGCCGTCCTGTGGTATGGCGTGGAAATACCGAGCAGGCATTTGCTGATCGGAACGGGCGGCGTTTTGCTCGCACTCTCCTTCCTCGCGCTCTTTTTCCTTGAACGGTCAAACAGAACGCCGGGACTGCCCGCCCTCACCTTTGCGGCTGCCTTTTCACTCGGGACGAGCATCCTGCTCTTCCTCGGACTCATGACCTGCGCCGCCGCATTCTGGGCGCTCGTTGTGACTGATGCCGCCTCATGGACGGCAGAGACGGTCTATCTCTTCATCGGGCTGACAGCGTACCAACTGTGGGGGCTCGCCGCATTTCTCGGCACACTGCCACAAGCGGGCACGCGCTATGCCTTCCCTGCCGCCGCGCAAAAAGTCCTGCTCTATCTCCTCTTCCCCGTCTACGCCCTGCTCCTTCTCGTGCTCTACCTCTACGTGGGCAAAATTATTCTGGCAGGTGAGATGCCCGTCGGCACAATGAACTGGTACGCCTCGTTCGCCCTCCTTGCCTTCACACTCTTCTTCGGCACGCTCGCGGAGCAAAATCGTCTCTCGCTTTTCACACGCTTTCTGAAATGGGGACTTCTCCTCTTCCTCCCCATCCTCGCCGTCCAGCTCTACGGCGTGTATCTGCGCTATGAGGCGTATGGGCTGACGACGGCACGCTACGCCTCAATGATCTGTACCGTCTGCGGCATCTACGCACTCATCACTGCATTTTTACGGAAAAAACCGCAGCAGATCTATCTCTGCGCCGCCATCCTCGCGCTCATCTTCACCCTCACCCCGCTCAACATTATTGACGTGCCGCAGCACAGTCAGGAGGCGCGGCTGAGCCGCATCCTCACGGAGAACAATCTTGTGCAGGACGGGCAGTTCATCATAAGAGATGATACGCCGCCCGAACTGATCGAGGAGATCAGGGACATCGCCTTCTACATTGGAGAGGAGAGCTCCCCGCTCGCCGCCAATATTATCAGCGAAAGTTACGGCGTCAAAGGGCTCAGACAACCAAAGATCTATGATATTTCATTTGACGCCCGCGAAGCAATGGATATTTCGGGATATCAAACGCTCCGCCGATTTAGCAGAGAAGATATAACCTCCGAGGGCTTGCTTACCATCAGGCGGGCTGATGAAAGCGAGGAGCTCATCGACCTCACCCCCTATATCGACCGCGTGACAGCGTACGCGGAGGAGCACGATACCTTCTCTCTTCCAAGGGAATTGCAGGAGTACGATGTTGGAGAATATCGGCTCCAATTCGATGCAATCTATTTCACCCGAGCGGCAGACGGCGGGATCAATTACTTCGATACAAATGGATTCGCATTGATGCGCTAG
- a CDS encoding ABC transporter permease produces the protein MMAKISLRMFVLGIVFSLALWVVVAHLLAMPVIPPPEQVLLRLAQKFTDVIAVHAGYSLMRIVLGLAAAVAVGYPVGVLMGYFPRVNRLLAPLLYLTYPVPKIALLPVVMLLFGVGETSKMLLVFLIIVFQVVVAVRDAVAVIPSETYAPLRVLGASFAQIVRHIIVPASRPKFITAVRVAMATAISVLFFTETFGTQYGIGYYIMDAWLRVNYLDMYAGIVVLSTMGLLLFALLDWAERRLCAWNRS, from the coding sequence ATGATGGCGAAGATTTCACTGCGGATGTTCGTGTTGGGCATTGTCTTCTCTCTTGCTCTTTGGGTGGTTGTTGCACATCTTCTCGCGATGCCCGTGATCCCTCCGCCCGAGCAAGTGCTACTGCGTCTCGCACAGAAATTTACAGACGTGATTGCCGTTCATGCGGGCTACAGCCTGATGCGCATTGTGCTCGGTCTCGCTGCTGCCGTTGCCGTGGGCTATCCCGTCGGTGTTCTGATGGGATATTTCCCGCGCGTGAACCGTCTGCTCGCGCCGCTCCTCTACCTGACCTATCCCGTGCCGAAGATTGCCCTGCTGCCCGTGGTCATGCTGCTCTTCGGCGTGGGGGAGACAAGCAAGATGCTGCTCGTCTTCCTCATCATCGTCTTTCAGGTTGTCGTTGCCGTGCGCGACGCCGTTGCCGTGATTCCCTCCGAGACCTATGCGCCGCTGCGCGTGCTCGGTGCGTCCTTTGCGCAGATTGTGCGCCACATCATCGTGCCCGCCTCACGGCCGAAGTTCATCACGGCTGTGCGCGTGGCGATGGCAACGGCGATCTCCGTGCTGTTCTTCACGGAGACGTTCGGCACGCAGTATGGCATCGGCTACTATATTATGGACGCGTGGCTGCGCGTGAACTACCTCGATATGTATGCGGGCATCGTTGTTCTCAGCACGATGGGGCTGCTGCTCTTTGCTCTGCTCGACTGGGCGGAGCGGCGCCTGTGTGCATGGAATCGATCGTAA
- a CDS encoding ABC transporter ATP-binding protein, producing the protein MLCFSGVSVDYGTGADVVHAIADTSLCVERGTVLALIGASGCGKSTLLRVGAGLVQPTAGTITSDGVPIDPRTLRIGFLPQNYGLLAWKTVRENILLGAQIKGEWSTERVSAFDELVAELGLSDLLERYPRELSGGQQQRVGLARVFLLSPDLLLMDEPFSALDAITRESMQEVFLSLWKKQAVTTLLVTHYVEEALTLAGRIAVMRGTPGRVAEIMDNPYAGDLAHRSSQAFFAMGQELRAKIAGGV; encoded by the coding sequence TTGCTGTGCTTTTCGGGGGTGTCTGTGGACTACGGGACGGGGGCGGATGTTGTGCACGCGATTGCGGATACGAGCCTCTGCGTGGAGCGGGGGACAGTGCTCGCGCTGATCGGTGCGTCCGGCTGTGGCAAGTCCACGCTCCTGCGCGTGGGGGCGGGGCTTGTGCAGCCGACTGCGGGGACAATCACGTCGGATGGCGTGCCCATTGACCCGCGCACGCTGCGCATCGGCTTCCTGCCACAGAACTACGGACTGCTCGCATGGAAGACGGTGCGCGAGAATATCCTGCTTGGCGCACAGATCAAGGGGGAGTGGAGCACCGAGCGGGTGTCGGCATTTGATGAACTCGTCGCAGAGCTTGGACTCTCCGACCTCTTGGAGCGCTATCCGCGTGAGCTCTCGGGCGGACAGCAACAGCGCGTGGGGCTTGCGCGCGTCTTTCTGCTCTCCCCCGATCTCCTGCTGATGGATGAGCCGTTCTCCGCGCTCGATGCGATTACGCGCGAGTCCATGCAGGAGGTATTCCTCTCGCTGTGGAAAAAGCAAGCTGTGACGACCCTGCTCGTGACGCATTATGTCGAGGAGGCACTGACGCTCGCAGGGCGGATTGCAGTCATGCGCGGGACGCCGGGGCGCGTTGCCGAGATCATGGACAATCCCTATGCGGGCGACCTCGCGCACCGTTCCTCTCAGGCGTTCTTTGCGATGGGGCAGGAGCTGCGCGCAAAGATCGCGGGAGGTGTATGA
- a CDS encoding TrkH family potassium uptake protein has translation MRFDLFWVLMGRTAYVFAPLYLIPFAYGFAYGDSLAGSFLALGILAAILGMVFGNMGRSHMRQLSVQEGVLFLLAIWFLLAVLGMLPFHLAGLHLSPADTFFECVSALTTTGMTVFGDTLPPSLILWRALMSWFGGLLFIVILVTVLPVVSGCFGVDFNVRQARLFSPLWNRMTRPMREMTLLYIAITAVSVGIYLMAGDDIFTALILALFTIASGAGPMTGGLPPTPALMLGAGLVALLSALPLLTLWQLLHRRSGAMLTRHMELRAFFLLFLAAGVLLAIPALLHGTWSIIEALGFSFFYAVSFLSTNGLMLQGAAPFHTSAALLLILLAVIGGCMGSAAGGFRISRVLVLISLAWTELLRTLHPRMVLAVRQGGEVVPLHSAGRILVLAFFFAAVFSVSSLLIALAGLSPIETITLTVSCLTTTGGVASLAHLDTVAALPVWTKLVCTLLMILGRIEIFAFFLLLGTLFEDTRHRW, from the coding sequence ATGCGTTTCGATCTGTTCTGGGTGCTCATGGGGCGCACGGCATACGTCTTTGCGCCGCTGTATCTCATTCCGTTCGCCTACGGCTTTGCCTACGGCGATTCACTGGCGGGATCGTTTCTCGCGCTCGGCATACTTGCTGCGATCCTCGGCATGGTGTTCGGCAATATGGGTCGCAGCCACATGCGACAACTCTCGGTGCAGGAGGGCGTACTCTTCCTGCTCGCCATTTGGTTTCTGCTCGCCGTGCTCGGCATGTTGCCGTTCCATCTCGCGGGGCTGCACCTCTCGCCCGCAGATACGTTCTTTGAGTGCGTCTCGGCACTCACGACCACGGGCATGACGGTGTTCGGCGATACACTACCGCCCTCGCTCATCCTCTGGCGCGCGTTGATGAGCTGGTTCGGCGGCCTGCTCTTCATCGTGATTCTCGTGACGGTGCTTCCCGTTGTCAGCGGATGTTTCGGCGTGGATTTCAACGTGCGGCAGGCGCGCTTGTTCAGCCCGCTCTGGAATCGCATGACGCGCCCCATGCGTGAGATGACGCTGCTCTACATCGCCATCACCGCCGTTTCGGTCGGCATCTATCTGATGGCGGGCGATGACATCTTCACGGCACTGATCCTCGCGCTCTTTACAATTGCCTCGGGCGCAGGCCCCATGACGGGCGGTCTGCCGCCAACACCTGCCCTCATGCTCGGCGCGGGACTCGTCGCGCTGCTCTCGGCACTGCCACTCCTCACACTCTGGCAGCTTCTGCACCGCAGATCGGGCGCGATGCTCACACGCCACATGGAGCTGCGCGCCTTTTTCCTGCTCTTTCTCGCTGCGGGCGTACTGCTCGCCATCCCCGCTCTGCTGCACGGCACATGGTCGATCATAGAGGCGCTCGGTTTCAGTTTTTTTTATGCAGTCTCCTTTCTCTCGACAAACGGGCTCATGTTACAGGGCGCAGCGCCCTTTCACACGAGCGCAGCGCTGCTCCTCATCCTGCTCGCAGTGATCGGTGGCTGCATGGGGTCGGCGGCGGGCGGCTTTCGCATATCGCGCGTCCTCGTGCTCATCTCGCTCGCATGGACAGAGCTGCTGCGCACCCTGCACCCGCGCATGGTGCTCGCCGTGCGACAGGGCGGCGAGGTTGTACCTCTGCACTCTGCGGGACGGATTCTCGTGCTCGCCTTCTTCTTTGCCGCCGTCTTCTCCGTCAGCAGTCTCCTCATTGCACTTGCGGGACTGAGTCCCATCGAGACGATCACGCTGACGGTCTCGTGTCTCACGACAACGGGCGGTGTCGCCTCGCTCGCACATCTCGATACAGTCGCCGCGCTGCCCGTATGGACAAAGCTCGTCTGCACCCTGCTCATGATCCTCGGGCGCATCGAGATCTTTGCATTCTTCCTCCTCCTCGGCACACTCTTCGAGGACACGAGGCACAGGTGGTAG
- the trkA gene encoding Trk system potassium transporter TrkA codes for MRIVIAGAGRLGYSIAALLSEEGMDVVVVDGEESQLEAAKTTLDVLPIEANIASPLTMNDPDIKSADILIAVTESDEVNIVACVLAKKHGIAHTIARIRDMNFTVEAGRYLKENFDIDLVLNPELITANEINRILMTPAALNVEDFAQGKVRLFETRIRRRSAIARTPLKSLKLPHGVLAGLIFRDHRMIIPHGDDVFLPGDNAYFIGLPDRIEEFSQSLVPSDTHKLTRAAIIGAGRTGRALALMLERQGVQVKVIDRDRERCEMLAEKLTAGLAICGDGTDIDLLTEEGVAEADVIVCLTEDDKLNLMLALLARHLSNNKIKTVVRVDRNEYIDLMEKVGVNIALSARLLSASEVLAYARGGDVTRVTLLEGARAEALEVIVSSGAPVVGKKLMNANLPRECLVCAYVRNEEAAIPNGMTELLPGDRVILFVLKSFAKKALAYFGDD; via the coding sequence GTGCGGATCGTAATCGCGGGTGCGGGGAGGCTGGGCTACAGCATTGCGGCGCTGCTCTCAGAGGAGGGCATGGATGTTGTGGTGGTGGACGGCGAGGAGAGCCAGCTTGAGGCAGCAAAGACGACGCTTGACGTGCTGCCGATCGAGGCGAACATTGCAAGCCCTCTCACGATGAACGACCCCGACATCAAGAGCGCGGACATCCTCATCGCGGTGACGGAGAGCGACGAGGTGAACATTGTCGCCTGTGTGCTCGCGAAGAAGCACGGCATTGCACACACGATTGCACGCATCCGCGACATGAACTTCACCGTGGAGGCAGGGCGCTATCTCAAGGAAAATTTCGACATCGACCTCGTGCTGAATCCCGAACTCATCACAGCAAACGAAATCAACCGCATTCTCATGACGCCCGCCGCACTCAATGTGGAAGATTTCGCACAGGGCAAGGTACGCCTCTTCGAGACGCGCATTCGTCGCCGCTCCGCCATCGCGCGCACACCGCTGAAAAGTCTGAAGCTGCCGCACGGCGTCCTTGCAGGGCTCATCTTCCGCGACCACCGCATGATTATCCCGCACGGCGACGATGTCTTTCTGCCGGGCGACAACGCCTACTTCATCGGACTGCCCGACCGCATCGAGGAGTTCAGCCAGAGCCTCGTACCGAGCGACACGCACAAGCTGACGCGTGCGGCAATCATCGGCGCGGGACGCACGGGGCGCGCGCTCGCCCTCATGCTCGAACGACAGGGCGTGCAGGTAAAGGTAATTGACCGTGACCGTGAGCGCTGCGAGATGCTCGCAGAGAAGCTGACGGCGGGGCTTGCGATCTGCGGCGATGGCACGGACATCGACCTCCTGACGGAGGAGGGCGTCGCGGAGGCGGATGTCATCGTCTGCCTGACGGAGGATGACAAGCTGAACCTGATGCTCGCCCTCCTCGCACGCCACCTATCGAACAACAAGATCAAGACGGTCGTGCGTGTCGACCGCAACGAGTACATTGACCTCATGGAGAAAGTCGGCGTCAACATCGCCCTATCGGCGCGTCTACTCTCGGCGAGCGAGGTGCTTGCCTACGCGCGCGGCGGCGACGTGACGCGCGTGACCCTACTCGAGGGCGCGCGTGCGGAGGCGCTCGAGGTGATCGTCAGCAGCGGTGCGCCGGTTGTGGGAAAGAAGCTCATGAACGCAAACCTCCCGCGCGAATGCCTCGTCTGCGCCTATGTGCGAAACGAGGAGGCGGCGATTCCAAACGGCATGACGGAGCTGCTGCCGGGCGACCGCGTGATCCTCTTCGTGCTCAAGAGCTTTGCGAAAAAAGCACTCGCCTATTTTGGAGATGACTGA